From Panicum hallii strain FIL2 chromosome 2, PHallii_v3.1, whole genome shotgun sequence, a single genomic window includes:
- the LOC112880958 gene encoding uncharacterized protein LOC112880958, producing the protein MRIGMLLCIGKLSTLMADHLLHIPPPNDLKLRPQHQPPTKALLKILRIRRLVRAFVSKHIVSRVATALGGARATLLDLLSKKSGAVELTRKIVKRKRRGRDKDPPCICGGCVEMHLNLLPPSWSSSSSWPETAAVLEPHEAGLYCSYYDPSWNTVIPAELQLPPVSRYLEWPDEERQMEDGDDEEEDGDSCNNEIDNLAEKFIARCHERFLLEKQESYRRYQEMLARSL; encoded by the coding sequence ATGAGAATTGGGATGCTGCTTTGCATTGGCAAGCTCAGCACTCTCATGGCGGACCACCTACTCCACATCCCTCCCCCCAACGATCTCAAGCTCAGACCGCAGCACCAGCCACCAACCAAGGCCCTCCTCAAGATCCTCAGGATCAGGCGCCTCGTCCGCGCCTTCGTCTCCAAGCACATCGTCAGCCGCGTCGCCACGGCGCTGGGTGGCGCGAGGGCGACGCTTCTCGACCTTCTAAGCAAGAAGTCCGGCGCCGTCGAGCTGACGAGGAAGATCGTCAAGCGGAAGCGGAGAGGCAGGGACAAGGATCCACCCTGCATTTGTGGCGGCTGTGTCGAAATGCACCTCAACCTGCTCCCACCATcatggtcgtcgtcgtcgtcatggCCGGAGACGGCGGCCGTGCTGGAGCCGCATGAGGCCGGGTTATACTGTTCCTACTATGATCCGTCCTGGAACACGGTGATCCCTGCTGAGCTGCAGCTGCCACCGGTCTCCAGGTATCTCGAGTGGCCTGACGAAGAGCGTCAAATGGAAGACGGCgatgatgaagaggaggatggTGATAGTTGCAATAATGAGATTGACAACCTTGCGGAGAAGTTCATCGCGAGGTGTCACGAGAGGTTCCTGCTGGAGAAGCAGGAGTCATACCGGAGGTACCAGGAGATGCTGGCCAGAAGTTTGTAG